gggcccaaggggagggacaggaggggggtgggagggaattggGGGGTGACTTGGTCccgtgggggaaggagagggcagcaaTGGCTCAGGTGGCACATTGATGTGGGATCACTGACCGTtccgccccactcccctcccctgctggcctAGGGAGACCCCAGCTGGGTGGGtggggtcgggggtggggggggaagctcTCCAGTGGCCAAGGTACCTTTCCACCATCTCGTGGTGAAGAGCAGAACTGCAGATGCAGTGTGCCCCACCCTGCACCAGGCTGCAGTgcacgggatgggggggggggggacgcagaCAGGCTCACAATTAAACTTCTGGGTGCAGCTGGGGCCCCACATGAGGCAGATTTCAGGACGTCTCATAGTCTCTCTTGTCCCTGTGCGTGTGGTTGGCGTGTCTGTGCGTGTGGTTGGCGTGTCTGTGCGTGTGGTTGGCGTGTCTGTGCGTGTGGTTGGTGTGTGCAGGAGCTGCGTGACCTGCAGGTGAGCGTTCAAAGCCAGCAGGTGCAGGTGGAGATGGAGACGGTCAAGCCAGACCTGACGGCCGCGCTGCGCGACATCCGCACCCAGTACGAGAGCATCGCGGTGAAGAACCTGCAGGAGTCCGAGGAGTGGTACAAGTCCAAGGTACTGGCCCCAGTCGTGGCCCTGGGGTGGAGGCGCCCCATATGCGCTCCGtgctgggggagccgggggggagcAATGGGGCACGGCTGctcctgctgggggggagggggaacaacctCACCTGCAGGGAGCTCCCCCTGCACCTCGCTGGGATAGCATTTCGGGGGGTCCTaagactccctccctccctctcccagttTGCTGACCTGTCGGACGCGGCCAACCGGAACCACGAGGCGCTGCGCCAGGCCAAGCAGGAGATGAACGAGTCCCGGAGGCAGATTCAGAGCCTAACCTGCGAGGTGGACGGGCTGAAGGGAACCGTGAGTACTGTTcggtgggggggggaaccccagCACCCCCTAGCACTGCTCTGTGGGAAGAGCGCCCCCCAGTGGAGCTCTCTGCAGCAACTGGTTATACTCCCCGTGCCTGAACAGGGAATCGCAGCCCTGCCGCTTTCTGCAGCAGGCTCCCCCCAacagcagcagtgggggaggtccaggctggatattgggaaacactatttcactaggagggtggtgaagcactggaatgggttccctagggaggtggtggagtctccttccttagaggtgtttaaggtcaggcttgacaaagccctggctgggatgatttagttgggattggtcctgctttgagcaggggttggactagatacccctgaggtcccttcccaccctgagattctatgaacagtggggagcagctcccccaggatGCAATgtagggggggcggggagagaccgGACCCCTTTGGACCAGGAGTCCGACccctgccctcccttccccccgtgGCCAGAATGAGGCTCTGCTGCGCCAGATGCGGCAGCTGGAGGACCAGTACGGGGTGGAGGTCGGCAGCTACCAGGACACGGTGGGGCGGCTGGAGCAGGAGATCCAGCACCTGAAGGAGGAGATGGCGCGGCACCTGCGGGAGTACCAGGACCTGCTCAACGTTAAGATGGCGCTGGACATCGAGATCGCCACTTACCGCAAACTGCTGGAGGGCGAGGAGAACAGGTGGGTGCAGCCCCGGGGAGCCCGGCTGGCAAGCGCCATGGGGGGGGTGGCTCTGTCACAAGGGAGGGGGCTGTTCCCCTTTGTCCCCGAGGGGGCCGGGTGGGCTGAGGGATAAGCAGGGGCCTTCTGCTACTCATTGtgctgtttgccccctcccccaggatcaCAATCCCCATCCACTCGCTGGCCTCCCTCAGCATGAAAACGTCGGGTAAGTGTGCAGCCCCAGCCACGTGGGGGtgtctctgtccctgcccccccaggagTCTCCGCCCCTCCCCGGCCAGGTTTTTGGGGGCTCCCTGCATCCCTCCCGGGGTGCCTGGGGCGTCGCTGGCCTCTGCCAATCACGCAGGGTCAGCCGTGTCCAGCTGGTCTCGCTGGGGACCCTGGGCAAGAACTCTGCCGTTGCTAAGCGGTATTGTTAGGGGCAGCGCCTGCCCATTGGGGGATCTTCCCCAGTCCTGGTGCACACTTAGCCCAGGCTTGGAGGCCTcaccctgggggggtggggtcagcagctgcagcccctttCCCTCTCAtggcctccctgcacccccctgcccagtgcccgaGCCGGAGCAGACCATGGAGAGCCACACCAGGAAAATGGTTCTGATCAAAACCATTGAGACCCGGAATGGAGAGGTGAGTCTCCCCCGTCGGGGCAGGGAGCTGTCAGGATGGAATGTGCCAAGCCGAGggtatcgggggggggggtgttgggggaggaggtCAGGGCATGCCCAGGCCTGTGAAGAGGTTCCCTGTGGGTTCAGCTGTCAATCAAATCCCAGCATTACAGGCACATGCAAGGAGAAGTAGCAGTGTCCagcggttagagcagggaggcaggactcctgggttctatgacCAGCTGTGGGTGGAGTGagctagtggttggagcagggcatgggacccaggactcctgggttctgttcctagctctgcctctCTTGGGGTAATTgattcccctctctgtgctggggatactgctggggcagggggctccaggatCCTCGGGGGCAGGAGGCGTAGCCGGGCACTGGGGCTGAGGGGACGGCGGGGTGGGGTCTAATCCTGTGGTCTCTGTTCCATCCCCCACGTGGCAGGTGGTGACTGAGTCGAGGAAGGAGCAGAGAAGCGAGCTGGACAAGTGATCCTGGCGCCAGGCCTCTGCCCTGGACCCAGGCGATGGCGTGAAACTGACATGCAGAAGTCACTGCGagaccccctgctgcagccccccacccgctcccagcCACACTGGCCTTATGACTACTGATACCTCTGCCAGCCCTGCCGCACTGCCTAGTCCTCCCAGCCCGCCTGCCCTCGTGGGGTGCCCGGCGGGGCGAGCACAGCCAGACCCGCtcacagcccagggcaggggctcacccAGGGAAAGGAGCGAGGgggccctgcctcctgctcccccatccctttGCCCCCTCATCACATGCAATTTCCTCTGTCCCTCCCCTGGCCTGTGCCCTTGGATCTGACCTGGTTGCTTttcctgcctcagccctgccttggGGCGGACGGGGGGGACTGACCTTCCCAGACTACATGTACTGAGCTGGTAAAGAAGGACCCTGGCTCCCCCTCCGGCCACTGCCCGTGCTGTGCCCATGCAAACGCCGAGACCCGTCACCAGCTCCAGTCCTGCTGCCCAGTCCCGCCATGGTTCCCGCTTGACCCAGTTTGATACCAAAGAGGAGTTTGCTGCTGAAGCGGATTCCAGAGAGGATCTGTCCTGGTTCCGCTATCAATCCTGAACTCCGCAGGGATGTTACCTCCCACCAGCTGTCCCCAGGGCTACACGGTTCCTGCTGAGAGGACTAGGTCAGTGC
The genomic region above belongs to Malaclemys terrapin pileata isolate rMalTer1 chromosome 23, rMalTer1.hap1, whole genome shotgun sequence and contains:
- the PRPH gene encoding peripherin; the encoded protein is MSARATSYRRAFGPPPLLSPGSYSSASASSRLAAARLLGSPRSAQYARSPLRAAQPARLAPGAERLDWALAEALNREFLATRGNEKAELQELNDRFASFIEKVRALETHNAALRAQLDQAQAREPVRAADLCQDELRDLRRQLELLGQERDRAQVERDNLAEDLAALKQRLEEEIHRREDAENNLVLFRKDVDDATLSRLELERKIESLMDEIEFLKKLHEEELRDLQVSVQSQQVQVEMETVKPDLTAALRDIRTQYESIAVKNLQESEEWYKSKFADLSDAANRNHEALRQAKQEMNESRRQIQSLTCEVDGLKGTNEALLRQMRQLEDQYGVEVGSYQDTVGRLEQEIQHLKEEMARHLREYQDLLNVKMALDIEIATYRKLLEGEENRITIPIHSLASLSMKTSVPEPEQTMESHTRKMVLIKTIETRNGEVVTESRKEQRSELDK